The DNA region GGTTGGGGTCCATCGTGGCCATCTCAGCGGCCAGCCAGCCTCCGAACGCGAAGCCCATCAGGTTGGTCTGCTCGATGCCCATGTCGTCCAGCGCGGTCAGGTACCAGCCGGCAAGATCGCGCATGTTCATGATCCAGTCGATGTGTGGAGAGTCGCCGAATCCTGGATGAGACGGGATGGTGAGAGCGAAGTCCTGTGAAAGCGACTCGTGGAAGTTCATCCAGCCGGGGTGTCCCAACTCCTCGTGGAGGATCAGCAGGGGATCGCCCGAGCCACCTGTTACCACCTGCACGGTGGATTCGGCGGCCTCAACCATCTGTTCAGTCCAAGTCTGTGCGGCTGTTGTCAATTTGCGTCTCTCTTTCTGAATTCAGGCCAAACATGCTTTGCCCAATTCATGGGCAGTTAAGCTTGATGGTGCAGGGAACGCAACTGTCATCGAAGTGACAGAGCACTGCATCTTGGACCATGTGCCTCAAATCCTCCCAAGACTCCCCCTGTGTAACGATGGAGAACTGAACTCTCTGGCGACTGCGTAGTATCCACCCTCTTCGGCTTCATACGCATCGAAGGTTACTTCACTTGGTCTCACTGTACGACCTTGGACGTGTTCGTTCTTCAGTTGCGGCGCATTGTATAACACCACGTTAGCTAGCTGCATTACCCCCTCTCACTGAGGGAGAGCGGGGGTGAGGGTGAAAAGGTCTGGTTGCAAGCTACCGAACACCATTCACACCCCTCTGGATTCCGGCCTTCGCCGGAATGACGAAGTTACGCAGAGGACTCCTTTCGCGGGTATGACTGCGAGAGCGTGGCTACCTCAGCATGTCGAGGTACACCTGCTGGCCGTGGCGGTAGAGGTCTTCGATCTCGCGGCGCTGGTTGTCGTTGTAGAACCTGCCCCTGACGCGGATGCGGTCGAGGTCGCGGTCGATGCCGTCGGCGAACTGACGGGCGGCGTCGGAGCGTTCTAGGCTTGCGGCTCCGGCCTGGATATAGACCGGGCTAGTGTGGGCGAACACCGGCTGGTGGAAGCTGTCTCGGTGCGCTCCTGCGAGCCGGGCGGCGATCCAGCCATCGGACGAGACGGGCAGGTCGATCTCAAGCCGACCGTTCGTGGAGCCGTCCGGGAACACCTCTCCTGCGACCACCTGCCCGTTGAAGACGATCTCCGACCGTGCGATCGGTCGATGCGACTGCCAGGTCGCCGCAACTGACAGCGTTCCTCCGGGCGTCGTGGAGACCTCTGCGCCGGGCCCCTGGCCATCGACCTCAAGCGACAGGGCAGGGCCGTTGGTGATGAACGTGCGCCCGCTCGTCAGAGCGTCGAGCCAGTCGGGGTACTCGAACTCCCCGCCGGTGTAGGCGTACACGCGGTTCGCGCTGCAGATGAACCAGTCCGAGCCTGTGGATGCGGGCAGCCGGAGGCCGGCGTTCAGCATCCGGTAGTAGATGTCGTACTCGACGTCGTTCCAGTGAGGGTCGAACAGGTTGAAGGCATCGAGCTTGCCCAGCGCTGCGGCCACGGGCGCCTCCATGCCCTGTCCGTTGTGACACCAGATCACGATGCCTCCCTGCCTGTGCGCGTCGTCGCAGGCGTAGCTCAGGGGAGGGTAGTCCGGGTCGAAAGTGTCGACCAGCAGGCCGCGGCTGACGGGGTCGACGACGTTTCGGATGTTCAGCAGCATGATGTGGCCGTAGCCCATCCCCCACGTCTCGAAGTTGTGCCGGTTCTCCTCGCCGCACTCCACGTAGTGGTGGGCCGATGAGAACTCGGTGAGCATACCGGTCGGGTACTTGTTGTTGGCGTACTCGAGGTCCCACCGCTTCAGGATGCTGACTGCGGTCATGCGCAGATCCTCGACGCGAGGGTCGAGCATGAGCCGCTCGTCTGGCCGTGTCTCCTTCTCGTCGTAGTGGATGTGCGTGTTGCCGGGGTGCCAGCCGCGATCTCCGAGATCGGTCCATCGCTTCAGCGTGATGTTAGCTTCGATCGTGCCACGGGATGGGGCGTCGAGATCGATCTGCGCCGGGACGTACTCGGTGCCGCGCTCCACGACGACCTGCAACGCACCTCGGGGCACGTCGACGTCAAAAGTGCCGTCCGAGTAGAAGAACGGGTCGCCGGTGCCGACCTTCAGGATGGCTGCGTCGGGGTGGACGAACTGGCCGGTAGACGCGACCACTCGTACTCGTGCAGCGACTGGTTCGCCGGTGTCAGAGTCGGTTATCGAGCCTGTGAGTTTGGCCAATTTCTTTTCTCCCCTACAAATTGGCCCGCTGAACTGAGACACGTGCAATCTGTGGTTGGGGCGCATTATAGTACAGCGTACATTCGACCACTGAAGAGCACGGTCCGGGAGTAGATATACAACATGGGCGACATAGGAATCATGGGACTGAGGCCTCCGGGCGGAAGCTGGCGGGACACGCTGGACCTGGCGGAACGAGCCGATAGCCTGGGCTACAGCTGCATCACGACAGGTGAGGCCTGGGGCGAGGACGCGTTCACGTCGCTGGCGCAGATCGCGGCTGTTACATCGCGGATCAGGATCGGTACCAGCATCGTGCCGATCTTCGCGCGCTCGCCGTCGAACATAGCGATGACTGCGGGCAACATGGACCTGATGTCCGAGGGCCGGTTCTTCCTAGGACTCGGCGCGAGCGGTCAGCTCGTTATCGAGGACTTCCATGGCGAGACGTTCAGCAAGCCGCTGACGCGAATGCGTGAGTACATAGACATCATCCGCAAGGCCATCGCTGGCCAGCGGATCGACCACGAGGGCGAGTTCTTCAAGACGCAGCGGTTCAGGCTCCGGTTCAGGACGTACCGCGAGAGCATTCCGATCTACATTGCGTCGCTCAGTCCTCCGAGCCTGCGACTCACCGGAGAGCTCGCCGACGGCTGGCTGCCCATCTTTCTCGCGCCGACGCGTATGGACGCTGCGATCGCTGAGTTGAAGGCAGGGGCCGAGTCGGCGGGTCGCTCACTCGACGACATCACCATGTCGCCGCAGGTGTCGGCGTATGTCACGGACGACATACCGGCCGCGCGCGACACCGAACGTCCGCACATCGCCTTCTACATAGGCGGCATGGGCGTGTTCTACCACCAGTACATGCACCGGATCGGGTTCGGCGAGGAGTCCGACAGGATTCGTGAGGCGTTCCTGTCTCGTGAAAGGGAGCGCGCGGCGAGCCTGGTCACCGACGAGATGGTGGACGCTATGACCATCATCGGCAACCCCGAAGAGTGCCGCGACCAGATGCAGACGTTCTTCGACGCCGGAGTGGACGAGATCAGGCTGGTGCTCAATGAGCCCGACATGGACTCCTACGTCCGTGTGGTGGAGGCGCTGGCCCCGGGGTCAGCTTAAAGGCTCATCAACAGCCGTACCGTCATTCCGGCGGAGGCCGGAATTCAGATGGGGTGGGGGAGTGAGAGGCTATCACCCTCACCCCAGTCCTCTCCCTCAAGGAGCTGACAGGGGTAGGTAGACCGACAATTCGTTCATCCTGAGCTTGTCGAAGGACACCCCCACCCCCTGGATTCCGGCCTTCGCCGGAATGACGATTTGCGAATACCTACCCCTGTCACCCTCAGGGAGAGGGGGTATCTGCTCTGACTTCAGGCCCAAGGGCTGAGGCTTTCGTTCTTGACCAAGCTCATCCGGTCCATGTGGATGGTCGTTGGCACGCCGCTCTCTAACACGAGTCCCGGCGGGTCGGGCTCGCCGGTGTCCAGTATGAAGAAGCTGGAATCGCTGGCGTCGGGCTGAGCAAGGCGCACTCCCTCTCGCCAGGGTCCGCGCCGTGAGCGAAGCTCGAGCTCCCCGTCTTTGGCAGTGATCTGGATTCGTCCTGTGCCCCTGATGATGCGGTAGCTGGTCAGGAACCCCGGTGGGGGCTCGTACACGCCTGTGACGGCGTCAAGCACCGCCGGGTTTGGCGTGCATCCTGACAGGTCCGCAACCGGGGCGTCCAGCACGGCCTGGATGATCCTGGAGAAGACCTCGTTGGAGCTGTCAGAGTAGATGTTGATGTGCACGAGCACCGCAAGGTCTTCGGACGGGAAGACGTTGATGTGGGTGTTCCAGCCGCCCGAGACGCCTCCGCCGTGACCGATGCTGCGCAGTCCGAACTGCTCGTCCCGCATGAAGGTCAGGCCGAGACTCATCAGACGGTCGTCCGGGCACCACTGGGGCGACGTCATCATGTCGAAGGTCTCAGGGCTGACGATTCCCGCGCCCTTCTGAAGCAGCGCGGAGGCGTACTTGGCCATGTCGTGGATGGTGGACTGCACCGCGCCCGCGGCTCGGGGGCCGACGTACACGTAGTCGCCGCGAATGTTGTACCCGTCGACGGTCTGCTCTTCGGGAGGCTCTTTCCCGAGCAGCGCCATCACGTCGAGGTCGTCATGGGATGGCCCGTGATGGTACCCGATGGTTAGGTCGGGGTGCATCAGGTCGTAGCAGTCGGAGCTTGCCATGCTCAGCGGGTCGAAGATCCGCTCCCGGAGGACTTCCTCGATGCGCTGCCCCTCTATCCTGGAGATGATCTCTCCGAGCAGCGCGAATGCGTGGTTGGCGTACGCCCACTTCGTTCCTGGCGGGGCCTCGATATTGATGCCGTCGGCGTAGGCCTCCGTCACTGGCACGGGCGCTACGCTGTTCGACCACAGGGCCGCGCCCGTGTCGAGGTAGTAGTCCATGCTGGGCGCCTCACCTATGCCGTTGGTGTGGGTCATCAGGTGCCTGACGTACACGGCCTCGGCGGGACCTGTGAAGCTGATGTCGGGAAGCCTGTCGACGACGCGGTCATTGAGGCGCAGCTTGCCCTCTTCGACCAGCGCCATCGCGCACAGGCCGACCATCGTCTTGGTGATCGAGCCGATTCGCTGCCTGAGTCGTGGACCCTGCGGGCGCCTGGTCTCGATCTCCGCGTAGCCGAAGCCTTCCGCGTAGAGGATGCCGTCTGACGACACCACGCCTATCGACATGCCGGGCAGATGATATTCGTCGATGAGACTGGCAGCCGTAGCACGAACTCGGTCCATGTCCGCCGCGGTCATTGTGGCCATAGCCGGGTTCTCCTCTTGTTTAGGTGTTCGTGATCGGTCTGTTGGCCAGCAGTCTCCACCCCTCTGGATACCGGCCTTCGCCGGTAAGACGATTGGAGTGGGACTCCCTTGGACTCTCTGCTAGCAGAGTTGATACTCGCGGCTGGATGCGATGAGCTTGAATATGTCGAGAATGAGCTCCTGGGTGACGCCCTCTTGCGTGCCTGCAGTGGCAAGCTCGACCAGGAGTGCGCGGGTGCTGGAGTCGACGTCCATGGGGCCCATCACGTCTATGCAGGCGTCGACCAGCGTGTCGGGGTCGTATTCGGTCTGCACAGCGCCGGTAACGCGCTCGACCATGTCGCTGATGCCTGGGTTGGAGGCGTCGCTCATCCGCTGGGCGGCGAAGTTGACCCGGTCGACAAGCGAGCCGCTCGTGATCCACTCCTCGCCTGTGTGCCAGCCCTCGACCGAGGGCGGGTCGAGCAGCTTCTGTCCCATGAAGCCGGTCTCTTCCATGATGTTGAAGATGCCGATATTCGCTGCATCCGGCACCTGGAACTCGCCGGTACGCCTGAGCGTTCCTATGACGACCTCGGTCGGGCTCTTCACGCGGGTGAACCGGGACTGCTTGAAGAAGTCGGAGTTGAACAGCACGCGCAGCACCGAGCGGATGTCGTGGTCAGACTCGAAGTAGGCGGCGGCAAGCTGGTCGATTGCGTCGGGGTCTCGCGGGGGAGTGTCCGACCACTGGGGCACGGGGACCTCGTCGGCGACGAAGAAGTTGTACAGGTGCCGGGCGACGAAGCGGGCAGTGGCCTCCTGGCGGCAGATGATCTCGATGACCTCCTGGCCGCCGAACGGGCCTGCCTGGCCGAGGAACTGCTTATCACCCGTGTCGTGATCGTCGTCACGATACTCGTGGTGCCAGAAGATGCGACCGTAGGGCCAGATCGAG from Dehalococcoidia bacterium includes:
- a CDS encoding CehA/McbA family metallohydrolase gives rise to the protein MAKLTGSITDSDTGEPVAARVRVVASTGQFVHPDAAILKVGTGDPFFYSDGTFDVDVPRGALQVVVERGTEYVPAQIDLDAPSRGTIEANITLKRWTDLGDRGWHPGNTHIHYDEKETRPDERLMLDPRVEDLRMTAVSILKRWDLEYANNKYPTGMLTEFSSAHHYVECGEENRHNFETWGMGYGHIMLLNIRNVVDPVSRGLLVDTFDPDYPPLSYACDDAHRQGGIVIWCHNGQGMEAPVAAALGKLDAFNLFDPHWNDVEYDIYYRMLNAGLRLPASTGSDWFICSANRVYAYTGGEFEYPDWLDALTSGRTFITNGPALSLEVDGQGPGAEVSTTPGGTLSVAATWQSHRPIARSEIVFNGQVVAGEVFPDGSTNGRLEIDLPVSSDGWIAARLAGAHRDSFHQPVFAHTSPVYIQAGAASLERSDAARQFADGIDRDLDRIRVRGRFYNDNQRREIEDLYRHGQQVYLDMLR
- a CDS encoding LLM class flavin-dependent oxidoreductase, translated to MGDIGIMGLRPPGGSWRDTLDLAERADSLGYSCITTGEAWGEDAFTSLAQIAAVTSRIRIGTSIVPIFARSPSNIAMTAGNMDLMSEGRFFLGLGASGQLVIEDFHGETFSKPLTRMREYIDIIRKAIAGQRIDHEGEFFKTQRFRLRFRTYRESIPIYIASLSPPSLRLTGELADGWLPIFLAPTRMDAAIAELKAGAESAGRSLDDITMSPQVSAYVTDDIPAARDTERPHIAFYIGGMGVFYHQYMHRIGFGEESDRIREAFLSRERERAASLVTDEMVDAMTIIGNPEECRDQMQTFFDAGVDEIRLVLNEPDMDSYVRVVEALAPGSA
- a CDS encoding serine hydrolase; its protein translation is MATMTAADMDRVRATAASLIDEYHLPGMSIGVVSSDGILYAEGFGYAEIETRRPQGPRLRQRIGSITKTMVGLCAMALVEEGKLRLNDRVVDRLPDISFTGPAEAVYVRHLMTHTNGIGEAPSMDYYLDTGAALWSNSVAPVPVTEAYADGINIEAPPGTKWAYANHAFALLGEIISRIEGQRIEEVLRERIFDPLSMASSDCYDLMHPDLTIGYHHGPSHDDLDVMALLGKEPPEEQTVDGYNIRGDYVYVGPRAAGAVQSTIHDMAKYASALLQKGAGIVSPETFDMMTSPQWCPDDRLMSLGLTFMRDEQFGLRSIGHGGGVSGGWNTHINVFPSEDLAVLVHINIYSDSSNEVFSRIIQAVLDAPVADLSGCTPNPAVLDAVTGVYEPPPGFLTSYRIIRGTGRIQITAKDGELELRSRRGPWREGVRLAQPDASDSSFFILDTGEPDPPGLVLESGVPTTIHMDRMSLVKNESLSPWA
- a CDS encoding DUF1800 family protein, whose protein sequence is MIIWLDNHTNHKDSINENYGREILELFSMGVGNYTEDDIKECARAFTGWSVKNGEYMAMMAMKDSIWPYGRIFWHHEYRDDDHDTGDKQFLGQAGPFGGQEVIEIICRQEATARFVARHLYNFFVADEVPVPQWSDTPPRDPDAIDQLAAAYFESDHDIRSVLRVLFNSDFFKQSRFTRVKSPTEVVIGTLRRTGEFQVPDAANIGIFNIMEETGFMGQKLLDPPSVEGWHTGEEWITSGSLVDRVNFAAQRMSDASNPGISDMVERVTGAVQTEYDPDTLVDACIDVMGPMDVDSSTRALLVELATAGTQEGVTQELILDIFKLIASSREYQLC